In the genome of Polaribacter sp. MED152, one region contains:
- a CDS encoding helix-turn-helix transcriptional regulator has product MKNTLKVQRAILNLTQDDLAKQIGVSRQTINSIEKNRYVPSTVLALKLSKVFNITVNEFFTLEEDD; this is encoded by the coding sequence ATGAAGAATACATTAAAAGTACAACGTGCTATTTTAAATCTTACACAAGACGATTTAGCGAAACAAATTGGTGTTTCTAGACAAACCATAAATTCTATCGAAAAAAATAGATATGTGCCCAGTACAGTTTTGGCTTTAAAACTGTCTAAAGTCTTTAATATAACTGTCAATGAATTCTTTACATTAGAAGAGGATGATTAA